From one Tetragenococcus osmophilus genomic stretch:
- the solA gene encoding N-methyl-L-tryptophan oxidase has translation MLYDVIIVGAGSMGMAAGYYLTESGQTVALVDAFDPPHEAGSHHGKTRLIRHAYGEGSSYVPLVLHAQNLWEELDKKTEERIFAKTGVLNFGLKGSTFLNTVEQSAKKHQLPLQIMSAEEINQYWSGFQLNKGLIGYFESNSGVLFSENAIRTYRILAEKNGADVYTNSHIQSIDTQTDQVTVQLEGEKLTGKKLLITAGKGTNQVTSLLNIKLPLTPLRKTFSWLNAAQNSHYKEGVFPGWSYADENSTYYGFPNMDGTGLKIGRHDGGRPLDDPQELEPFDSYPEDEHEVVDFVRKHFSKNIELSEGKVCTYTSTPDEDFIIDYLPGYENILVACGFSGHGFKFASGIGDSLAKMLMYKEPAVSLENFRLNRFSDSFSFFSK, from the coding sequence ATGTTATATGACGTGATTATTGTAGGAGCTGGGTCTATGGGAATGGCCGCCGGGTATTATTTAACAGAGTCCGGACAAACTGTTGCCTTGGTTGATGCCTTTGACCCTCCTCATGAGGCAGGCTCTCATCATGGTAAAACAAGGTTGATACGCCATGCTTATGGGGAAGGTAGTAGCTATGTTCCGCTCGTATTGCATGCGCAAAACTTATGGGAAGAACTGGATAAAAAAACGGAGGAACGAATTTTTGCTAAAACTGGTGTCCTTAATTTTGGTTTAAAAGGAAGTACTTTTTTAAATACTGTCGAACAATCAGCGAAAAAGCACCAATTACCCTTGCAGATAATGTCAGCAGAAGAAATTAATCAATATTGGTCAGGTTTTCAGCTGAATAAGGGACTAATCGGTTATTTTGAAAGCAATTCTGGTGTACTTTTTAGTGAAAATGCTATTCGTACATATCGCATATTAGCTGAAAAAAATGGCGCTGATGTATATACAAATAGTCATATTCAATCGATTGATACACAAACGGATCAAGTAACTGTGCAGCTGGAAGGTGAAAAACTTACTGGTAAAAAATTACTTATCACGGCTGGGAAGGGGACAAATCAAGTAACAAGTCTACTTAATATAAAATTACCTCTTACGCCTTTACGCAAAACCTTTTCTTGGTTGAACGCTGCGCAAAATTCACATTATAAGGAAGGTGTGTTTCCAGGATGGAGTTACGCTGATGAAAACAGCACTTATTACGGTTTTCCAAATATGGATGGCACAGGGTTAAAAATCGGGAGGCATGATGGAGGTCGACCGTTAGATGACCCGCAAGAACTAGAGCCGTTTGATAGCTATCCAGAAGATGAGCATGAAGTAGTAGATTTTGTACGCAAACATTTTTCAAAGAATATAGAATTAAGCGAAGGAAAGGTATGTACTTATACAAGTACGCCTGACGAAGATTTTATTATTGACTACTTACCCGGATATGAAAATATTCTTGTTGCTTGTGGCTTTTCCGGTCATGGTTTCAAATTTGCAAGTGGCATTGGTGATAGTTTAGCAAAGATGTTGATGTATAAAGAACCAGCTGTTTCTTTGGAGAATTTCCGTTTAAATCGCTTCAGCGATAGTTTTTCATTTTTCTCAAAATAA
- a CDS encoding SLC13 family permease: MKNRKTLITVFALLAIFLSRFIPAPAGLSADGMQVVGIFLGTLLLWIFVGIDWPSLLCLAALTLVPTLEPAEVFASSFGNETFTFLLFTFMLTYALSQTSIIKRIALAFITSKWAQKGAWQLTLLFLLSVLFIGLFISPTVLFFIMLPILEEIYEILNLKKGSSFASMLMIGLVVSCSLSSGMTPIAHVFPVIALGVFESIANVTISYAGYMAFAIPAGLLIFLFMFLIFRFILKPDMKQFKQLDKADFKQVTFAKVSKSEKVILSVFIIVILLWVLPGIISPIMPDIAGVIESFGTAVPPLAGVVVLAMIQVEGKPLLPINEAITKGVSWPSLIMAASTLAIGSALTNEGIGLITYVSEVMEPIAQGLSPLLIIGLFITWATIESNIGSHMVTSQAVTSVAVPIALSSNAIEAASLAAVIGLVASIGSATPPSMPYVAIAGSSGWTNTIQMLKYGMLVAVGTLFIALLVAYPLANVFINV, from the coding sequence ATGAAAAATAGAAAAACGCTTATTACGGTTTTTGCTTTGCTTGCGATTTTCCTTTCTCGTTTTATTCCGGCGCCTGCAGGGTTAAGTGCAGATGGTATGCAGGTGGTCGGAATTTTTCTAGGGACGTTGTTACTATGGATTTTTGTGGGTATTGATTGGCCGAGTCTGCTATGTTTAGCCGCTTTGACGCTAGTGCCAACGTTAGAACCAGCAGAAGTATTTGCCTCTTCATTTGGTAATGAAACATTCACTTTTTTGCTTTTTACTTTTATGCTTACTTATGCATTATCACAAACTAGTATCATCAAACGGATTGCTCTTGCCTTTATTACGAGTAAATGGGCGCAAAAAGGAGCATGGCAACTGACCTTATTATTTTTATTATCTGTATTGTTCATAGGTTTGTTTATTTCGCCGACTGTCTTGTTCTTTATTATGTTGCCAATTTTAGAAGAGATCTACGAAATTTTAAATCTTAAAAAAGGAAGCAGTTTTGCTTCGATGTTAATGATTGGGTTAGTGGTTTCCTGTTCTTTATCTTCAGGAATGACACCAATAGCACATGTTTTTCCTGTGATCGCGCTTGGCGTTTTTGAATCAATTGCCAATGTAACGATAAGTTATGCTGGTTATATGGCCTTTGCGATACCCGCCGGTTTATTGATCTTTTTATTTATGTTCCTTATTTTCCGTTTCATTTTAAAACCAGATATGAAACAATTTAAACAGTTAGATAAAGCTGATTTTAAACAAGTAACATTTGCAAAAGTCTCTAAAAGTGAAAAAGTCATACTATCTGTTTTTATTATTGTTATTTTATTATGGGTATTACCTGGAATTATTTCACCAATAATGCCTGACATAGCAGGAGTAATTGAAAGCTTTGGAACAGCTGTACCTCCACTTGCTGGTGTTGTCGTATTGGCTATGATACAAGTGGAAGGAAAGCCACTGTTACCGATTAATGAAGCAATTACCAAAGGCGTTTCTTGGCCGAGCTTGATTATGGCCGCTTCAACTTTGGCTATCGGTAGTGCATTAACGAATGAAGGGATTGGTTTAATTACTTATGTATCAGAAGTTATGGAACCTATCGCCCAGGGACTTTCACCTTTATTGATTATTGGTCTTTTCATTACTTGGGCAACGATTGAATCAAATATCGGCTCACACATGGTAACCTCTCAAGCAGTTACTTCTGTTGCTGTACCGATAGCACTTTCTTCTAATGCAATTGAAGCTGCGTCATTAGCAGCAGTGATTGGGCTGGTAGCTTCCATTGGTTCAGCCACGCCACCATCGATGCCTTATGTCGCTATTGCGGGCTCGTCTGGTTGGACAAACACGATACAAATGTTGAAATATGGGATGTTAGTAGCTGTAGGTACACTTTTTATTGCATTATTAGTAGCCTATCCGTTAGCGAATGTGTTTATTAATGTATAA
- a CDS encoding energy-coupling factor transporter transmembrane component T family protein, with the protein MAFHFDPRTILYLLVVSQLILFLDNSIFIEMLTVIIFIVPFFISKQMKWGLSIVLVYSLQLFVAFFILPVINNAILLYPLSMIANGFRELISGIIVGIYALKLTHSGEWISLFKKWHFPKFFIVPFSVIFRFFPTMRQDYRQIRNAMAFRGIERGPIAFIKQPVQTFEFILIPLLMNASQVAQDLTISALTKGLSISGKQTSIITLHMTKVDFIYMIIALVPIIICIGEFI; encoded by the coding sequence ATGGCCTTTCATTTTGACCCGCGAACAATTCTTTACCTATTAGTGGTATCTCAACTCATTTTATTTCTAGATAATAGTATTTTTATTGAAATGCTTACCGTCATTATTTTCATTGTTCCTTTTTTTATAAGTAAACAAATGAAATGGGGGCTAAGTATTGTCTTAGTATATAGTTTGCAATTATTTGTAGCATTTTTTATTTTGCCAGTTATTAATAATGCTATATTGCTTTATCCACTGTCGATGATCGCCAACGGGTTTCGCGAATTAATTTCTGGGATTATTGTAGGAATTTATGCACTAAAATTAACACACTCAGGAGAATGGATCAGTTTATTTAAAAAATGGCACTTTCCTAAATTTTTTATTGTGCCCTTTTCAGTGATTTTTCGTTTTTTTCCAACAATGCGCCAAGATTATCGGCAAATTCGAAATGCCATGGCCTTTCGAGGAATCGAAAGAGGCCCTATTGCTTTTATCAAACAACCGGTACAAACTTTTGAATTTATCTTAATTCCATTATTAATGAATGCCAGTCAAGTGGCACAAGATTTAACTATTTCCGCTTTAACAAAGGGATTAAGTATTTCGGGGAAACAAACATCGATTATCACCCTTCATATGACAAAGGTTGATTTTATCTATATGATTATTGCGTTAGTCCCCATTATTATTTGTATAGGAGAGTTCATATGA
- a CDS encoding ABC transporter ATP-binding protein — translation MKQFAITSKNSSFRFPYAEEAFLKSIDLKVAPGECVLICGKSGSGKTTFSRLLNGISPNYIEGELSGHVETFGLVAGEASIEDYVPIVGSVFQNPKAQHFASSTTYELAFPLENVGTPTERITMRINEIAKEFHIESLLDRDIFKLSGGQKQQVAMAAASALRPKVLVLDEVTSNLDHNAIEQIKAMIKRKKEEGVTIILTEHRLAWTKGLVDRYVLFEEGKLVQEWKSAAFNQLTNDDLAQIGLRAMDLSKQRKILSEKEQTPKVTEGSYLLQTKNLTVGYEKNSPILSNMTIGMNQNKVIGFTGPNGVGKSTLAKTLTGLLKPLAGKILWQGQTISSKSLVKKSFLVMQDTNYQLFSESVSEEVLLNAKYPEQKNRVLEKLNLLDVENRHPMSLSGGQKQRVAIASAMLSGKELIIFDEPTSGLDYSNMQRFGELLNMLKETDAIIAIITHDVELSAEWCDEIIDLGD, via the coding sequence ATGAAACAATTTGCAATCACTAGTAAAAATAGCTCATTTCGCTTTCCTTATGCAGAGGAGGCGTTTTTAAAATCAATTGATTTAAAAGTGGCTCCAGGGGAGTGTGTCCTTATTTGTGGGAAAAGCGGTAGTGGGAAAACGACTTTTAGCCGCTTATTAAATGGAATTAGCCCCAACTATATTGAAGGCGAATTATCTGGCCATGTTGAAACATTTGGATTGGTGGCAGGTGAAGCTAGCATTGAAGATTATGTTCCTATCGTTGGAAGTGTTTTTCAAAACCCAAAAGCCCAACATTTCGCTTCAAGTACAACCTATGAACTGGCTTTTCCCCTTGAAAACGTTGGAACGCCTACCGAAAGGATTACTATGCGTATTAATGAAATAGCTAAAGAATTTCATATAGAGTCCTTACTTGATCGTGACATATTCAAATTATCTGGCGGCCAGAAGCAACAAGTTGCCATGGCCGCTGCAAGTGCATTACGTCCTAAAGTCCTTGTATTAGATGAAGTAACAAGTAATTTAGACCATAATGCCATTGAACAGATTAAAGCAATGATAAAAAGAAAAAAAGAAGAAGGCGTCACAATTATTCTTACAGAACATCGGCTAGCTTGGACGAAGGGTTTAGTCGATCGTTATGTGCTATTTGAAGAAGGCAAGTTAGTCCAAGAATGGAAAAGTGCAGCATTTAACCAACTTACGAATGACGACTTAGCACAAATCGGACTTCGAGCGATGGATTTGTCAAAACAACGTAAGATTCTTTCAGAAAAAGAACAAACCCCTAAGGTAACTGAGGGATCTTATTTGTTACAAACCAAAAATTTAACGGTCGGCTATGAAAAAAATTCGCCGATTTTATCAAATATGACAATTGGAATGAACCAAAATAAAGTAATAGGTTTTACTGGCCCCAATGGCGTTGGAAAATCCACTTTGGCAAAAACTTTAACAGGACTATTAAAACCTCTAGCAGGAAAAATTTTGTGGCAAGGACAAACAATTTCTTCCAAATCATTAGTGAAAAAAAGCTTTTTAGTTATGCAAGATACAAATTATCAGTTGTTTAGTGAATCTGTATCCGAAGAGGTTTTACTAAACGCAAAGTACCCTGAACAAAAAAACCGAGTATTAGAAAAGTTAAACTTATTGGATGTAGAAAATCGTCATCCTATGAGCTTATCTGGCGGCCAGAAGCAACGTGTTGCTATTGCCTCTGCCATGCTGTCTGGAAAAGAATTGATTATTTTTGATGAACCAACCAGCGGCTTAGATTATAGCAATATGCAACGTTTTGGCGAATTACTAAATATGTTAAAAGAAACAGACGCTATCATAGCTATCATTACTCACGATGTCGAATTGTCTGCTGAATGGTGCGATGAGATCATCGACTTAGGGGATTAG